A genomic segment from Amphiprion ocellaris isolate individual 3 ecotype Okinawa chromosome 17, ASM2253959v1, whole genome shotgun sequence encodes:
- the dnajc25 gene encoding dnaJ homolog subfamily C member 25 isoform X2, whose protein sequence is MAEPTERSGGLSGCPGTGRCWWRLAVLLLSASSLPAVTALVEGLYCGTEVCYDVLGVTREAPKAEIARAYRQLARRYHPDRFRPGEPGSEGETQETAHKKFLLIATAYETLKDEDTRRDYDYMLDHPEEYYQHYYAYYRRQLTPKVDVRVVILVTICAISIFQYYSWHSSYNEAINYLVTVPKYRIQATEIAKQQGLLNRTKEKGKNRRSKEEIREQEEEVIRDIIKNKIDIKGGYQKPNLSDILLCQIVLFPYYLTNYVAWYVSWVYRFTICREDYGDQEKLYIIRRYMKMSQSQFDSLEENTKQTFLEKQLWIKENYEVYRKDQEEEMKVKMATDPRMKRYRRWMKNEGPGRLTFIDE, encoded by the exons ATGGCGGAGCCCACGGAGCGGAGCGGCGGGTTGTCCGGGTGTCCGGGGACGGGGAGGTGTTGGTGGCGGCTCGCCGTGCTCCTGTTGTCGGCGTCGTCCCTGCCGGCGGTCACGGCGCTGGTGGAGGGTCTGTACTGCGGCACGGAGGTGTGCTACGACGTGCTCGGCGTCACCCGGGAGGCCCCTAAAGCGGAGATAGCCCGGGCTTACCGACAGCTGGCCCGTCGGTACCACCCGGACCGGTTCCGGCCGGGAGAGCCCGGCTCGGAGGGGGAGACCCAGGAGACCGCGCACAAGAAGTTCCTGCTCATCGCGACCGCCTACGAGACGCTCAAG gATGAGGACACACGTCGCGACTACGACTACATGCTGGACCATCCTGAGGAGTACTACCAGCACTACTATGCCTACTACCGCCGACAGCTCACCCCCAAAGTGGATGTCAGGGTCGTCATCCTGGTCACCATCTGTGCCATCTCCATCTTCCAG TATTACAGCTGGCACAGCAGCTACAACGAGGCCATCAACTACCTGGTGACGGTCCCCAAATATCGAATCCAGGCCACGGAGATCGCCAAACAGCAGGGCCTCCTCAACCGGACCAAGGAGAAGGGCAAGAACCGGCGGTCCAAAGAGGAGATCcgggagcaggaggaggaggtgatccGAGACATCATCAAGAACAAGATCGACATCAAAGGAGGTTACCAGAAGCCCAACCTGTCCGACATCCTGCTGTGTCAGATCGTGCTGTTTCCTTATTATCTGACCAACTACGTGGCCTGGTACGTCTCCTGGGTTTACCGATTCACCATCTGCAGGGAGGACTACGGCGACCAGGAGAAGCTCTACATCATCAG GAGGTACATGAAGATGTCTCAGTCTCAGTTTGACAGTCTGGAGGAAAACACCAAACAAACCTTCCTGGAGAAACAGCTCTGGATCAAAGAAAACTACGAG GTGTACAGAAAAgaccaggaggaggagatgaaggtgAAGATGGCGACCGACCCGAGGATGAAGAGGTACCGGCGCTGGATGAAGAACGAGGGGCCGGGCCGGCTGACGTTCATTGACGAGTGA